The following nucleotide sequence is from Thioalkalivibrio sp. XN279.
CGCGCGACCAGGTTCTGGTGCACCTTGATGGCCCGCTCGGTCTCGCCGCGACGGCGGAACAGCGCGCCGAGGGCAAAGTGCGTGTCAACCGTGTCTGCATCCATGTCGACCATGCGGATGAAGACTTCAAGGGCCTTGTCGGGCTCCTCGTTGAGCAGGTAGTTCAGTCCCTGGAAGTAGTCGGCGCTCACGTGGCCGCGCGCGGCCGCCTTGCTGCGCGGCTGGCTGCGCCGCGCGAAATACCAGCCAAGGCCGGCCGCCGCAGCGAACAGCAGCAGCAGCAAGTAGCTGTCAGCCGCGCTCATCCGGCACCGCGAGTTCGGTGGCCCCTGGTGTCTTGCGCAGCTCGCCACGCAGCCGGCGACGCTCGTTCGCCAGGCGCGCAAGGCGCGGGACTGCCGAAAGGATGCCCAGCAACCAGCCGAGGGCGATGGCGAGAATGAACGCGAGGCCGAGCGGCACGCGCAGCACGGTGTACCCGAGTTCGAGCTCGATTTCACCGGGGTTCATGGCAGTGAACAACACTGCGACCGCGA
It contains:
- a CDS encoding lipopolysaccharide assembly protein LapA domain-containing protein; translation: MIKRIFTAVLFILALAVAVLFTAMNPGEIELELGYTVLRVPLGLAFILAIALGWLLGILSAVPRLARLANERRRLRGELRKTPGATELAVPDERG